The nucleotide sequence AAAATACAACGCATAGGCGTGCAAATAACCTCTATCATCTAATTTTTGTTGAGCTGTATTGTAGATATCATCGCCTGCAATTGCGCTGCCTATTGAGTTTAGTGCAACTCTTAACTGATGAGTCTTGCCGGTAAGTGGCCTTAATAAAAATAAGCGCAATCCAGTTTCAATTGAATAGGAGAAAAACTGAGTGACAGCAGGGTTGTTCATTGTTCGCAATAGTTTAAAACTACTACGACGGCTTTTTTCCATATCGCCCTTGATCCAACCTTGTTTTTTCTTGGGCTTAAACCGACTAATCGCTATGTAATACTTTTGTATTTCATGCTGTTCAAACATTTGACCAAATTTTGCAGCTGTTTCTTTGTTTTTCGCAAATAATATCAAACCTGAGGTCATTTTATCTAGGCGATGAACAGG is from Thalassotalea crassostreae and encodes:
- a CDS encoding TIGR01621 family pseudouridine synthase, with product MQTMQHTEQSLQPFNIIYHNDDFVVVNKPANINFHDEDNPGKGLFNQVKNQFSELYPVHRLDKMTSGLILFAKNKETAAKFGQMFEQHEIQKYYIAISRFKPKKKQGWIKGDMEKSRRSSFKLLRTMNNPAVTQFFSYSIETGLRLFLLRPLTGKTHQLRVALNSIGSAIAGDDIYNTAQQKLDDRGYLHAYALYFNLNNQAFEFIQTPDSGELFLQENCQNIIATIKKPGTLPWPKV